GCTGGAGCAGGCCGCCGGTCTCTTGCCCGAAGATGCCGCCACGCCCTTTGTAGATGCGGAAAAAGGCGTGGAATCCACCGAGGCAGCCCTGGCCGGAGCCCGTGACATCATTGCTGAAATTGCCAGCGAGCACGCTGCGGCCCGCGCTGCCATGCGCGAATATTTCGCACGCAAGGCCGTGGCCGCGTCCAGCGTGGCCAAGGGCAAGGAAGAGGAGGGGGCCAAGTTCCGCGACTATTTTGACTGGCAGGAAAGTGCCGCCAAGGCCGCAGGGCATCGTCTGCTCGCCATGCTGCGCGGCGAGGCAGAGGGCGTTTTGACCCTGCGCTTTTTGCCGGAAGCCGAACCGGCCCAGGCGCTTTTTCGGGGCATGTTTGTCAAAAACGCTTCGCCCGCAGGGCAGCAGGTTTGCGAAGCCGTGGACGACGGCTACAAACGCCTGCTCGCGCCCTCGCTGGAAACGGAACTGCGCGCGACCCTGCGCAAAAAGGCCGAAAGCGAAGCCATTGCCGTGTTTGCCAGGAACCTGCGCCAGCTTTTGCTGGCCTCGCCCTTGGGGCAAAAGCGCGTTCTCGCCATTGACCCCGGCTTTCGCACGGGCTGCAAGATTGTGTGTCTGGACGCGCAGGGCGCGCTGCTGCACCACGACCTCATCCATATTTTGAGCGAGGGTCAGCGTAAGGACGCCGGGGACAAGGTGCGCAAGCTCGCTGCCGACTACGGTGCCGAAGCCATTGCCATAGGCAACGGCACGGCGGGGCGCGAGACGGAAACTCTCGTGCGCTCCCTGCAGCTTTCGCTTCCGGTGCTTGTGGTCAGCGAGAGCGGGGCCAGCGTGTATTCGGCCTCCGAAACGGCGCGGCGTGAATTTCCCGACCTGGACCTTACGGTGCGCGGCGCTGCTTCCATTGGGCGCAGGCTTATGGACCCGCTGGCCGAACTGGTGAAGATCGACCCCAAGGCCATTGGCGTCGGCCAGTATCAGCACGATGTGGATCAGGCTGACCTGAAAAAGAGCCTGGACGATGTGGTTGAAAGCTGCGTGAACGCGGTGGGGGTGGAGGTGAACACGGCCAGCACCGAGCTTCTGACGCACGTTTCCGGCCTTGGCCCGGCCCTGGCCAAGTCTGTGGTGACCTACCGCGAAGCCAACGGCCCCTTTGCCCTTCGCAAGGATCTGAAAAAAGTGCCGCGCCTCGGGCCAAAAGCCTTTGAGCAGGCGGCGGGCTTTTTGCGCATCCACGGCGGGGCGAACCCTCTGGACGCTTCAGCCGTACACCCCGAATCCTATGGGATCGTCAAGGCCATGGCCGCTGATCTCGGCTGCTCCGTGTCAGACCTGCTCGCCAACGCCGAACTGCGGCGGCGCATCAGGCCAGAGGCCTATGTGACGGAAACCGTGGGGCTGCCCACGCTTCGCGACATCCTCGCCGAACTGGAAAAGCCTGGCCGCGACCCGCGCGAAGCCTTTGAGGCCTTTGCCTTTGCCGAGGGCGTGACGCGCATTGAAGACCTTGAGGCGGGCATGCGCCTGCCGGGCATCGTCACCAATGTGACCAACTTCGGCGCTTTTGTGGACATAGGCGTGCATCAGGACGGGCTGGTGCACATCAGCCAGCTGGCGGACAGCTTTGTCAGCGACCCGCACACGGTGGTGAGCGTGCAGCAGCCGGTGAGCGTCACCGTGCTGGAGGTGGACGCGGCCCGCAAGCGCATTTCCCTGTCAATGCGCAAAAACCCGGAAGCGTCCCCGGCACGGGGGCAGGGCCGCGAACAAGGTCGAGATCAGGGCCACGAACAGGGCCACGAACGCAACACAGCAAAGCCGCAGGCCGCGCGCGAAAACAGGCCGCGCCCCAAAATTGATAATCGCCCCCGGACCGATAATCGACAGGATCGCCAAAAGCCGGAGCAGGGGCACAGGCCCTTTCAGGACATGCTCGCCAAATTTGGCAAACAATAAGGCGTAGATGGCTCTGTTATTTTGAAATACTTTGTGGGGGAGGGACCCTTTTGAAAAAGGGTCTCCTCCCCCACGCCCCCACCCCCTAAAACCTTTATCTGGGGGCAGTGCCCTGCCTGTGACCTTTCGCGGGTAGCACGGCAAACGGCCCTTTTCACGACGAAAGCGTACACATGGTATGCTCCCGTCGTGAAAAGGGCCGTTTTTTTATTTTTACGGCGCATGTGCGTTCGGGGTATGCCTTTGCGATGCGCGGTTCCCAATGGTTGCAGCGTCCTCTGCGGCGCGAGCCAGCGGGCCTGCCCGCGCGGCAAGGAACCTAAGAAGACACTGATTAAAGAGCCTCATGGAAACGCGCAGTTATTTCGTTTGGCAAGGCGCGAGCTTTTTTTGAAGCAGGAGTGGACTCTTCCGTCCTCGACTGTTTCAAAAAAAGTGAAGCAACGCCGCCAAACGGAATACACCAGTGTTTCCCTAGACAGTGTGGTCACGAGATGAATTTTCAGTCATACCAAGGAGAACGAGCCTTTTATGCAGGGAGTGTACTCTGATGGTACTCGACTGGAATAAAAGGCGAAGTTCGACGCAGAGATGCCTGTAAAGGCGCTCGTGACCACACTGTCTAGCCGAGTTCTTCCAGCCTTCGCTCCACTGCTTCCCAGCGCAACAGCAGTTCCGTCTGTTCTTCTTCCAGCGCGGCCAGGCGATCGGTTGTGCGGGTAAAGGCCGCCGGGTCCCTGGTGAAAAGCTCCGGGTCTGCCAGGGCCGTCTCAAGGCGATCCTGCTCCTGCTCCAGCGCGTCCATGCGCTCCGGCAGGGCTTCCAGTTCTTTGGTCAGCAGGTCGAATTCCCGCTGTTCCTTGAAATTGCGGCGGCGGGGTCTGTCGGACGGCTGTTGCTGGCCCGGCTGCTGACCAGCCTGCTGATATGCCTGGGGGCCAGCCTGTTGGCCTGTCCTGCCGTTTTTTTCATCGGACTTTTTGTCCTGCGCCGGGGTAGCGCGCTGGCGCAGCCAGTCCGTATACGCGCCAACGTATTCGTGCGCCTTGCCGTCGCCTTCGAGCGCGATGACGCTGGTGACGAGATTGTCCAGAAAGCTCCGGTCATGGCTGACGATAAGCACGGTGCCCGAATACTCCGACAGCAGTTCTTCAAGAAGTTCCAGCGTTTCCACGTCCAGATCGTTGGTGGGTTCGTCCAGCACCAGCAGATTGGAAGGCCGGGTAAAAAGCTTTGCCAGCAGCAGGCGGTTGCGCTCGCCGCCGGACAGCGCCTTGACCGGCAGGCGCAGGCGATCCGGGGTAAAGAGAAAATCCTGTAGATATCCGGCCACATGGCGCGTGTTGCCGCCCACGGTCACCACATCGTTGCCTTCCGCCACGCTGTCCATGACGCTTTCTTCCGGGTCCAGACTTTCGCGAAGCTGGTCAAAATAGCTGATCTGCAAATGGGTGCCAAGGCACACCGTGCCATTTGTCGGGGCCAGTTCGCCAAGCAGTACGCGCAGCAGGGTGGTTTTGCCGGTGCCGTTGTCGCCGATGAGGCCCACGCGGTCGCCGCGCTGGATGATGGTGGAAAATTCGCTGAAAAGCGGCGTCTTGCCGGGGTAGGCAAAGGTGACGTTGTCCGCCTCGATGACAAGCTTGCCCGAACGTCCGGCCTCCTGCGCGGCCATACTCACGTTGCCCTGTCTGTCGCGCCGCTCGGCGCGCTCGACCCGCAGTGCCTCAAGGGCGCGCACCCGGCCCATGTTGCGCGTGCGGCGGGCCTTGATGCCCTGACGTATCCACGCCTCTTCCTGGGCGAGTTTTTTGTCAAAAAGCGCAAAGGCGCGTTCTTCGGCGGCCAGGCGTTCTTCACGGCGTTCGGGATAGCGGTCGAAGCCGCAGGAATAGCTGTGCAGCTTGCCCCTGTCGATCTCCACCACCCGCGTGGCGAGCCGCCGGGAAAAAGCCCGGTCATGGCTGACGAAAATCAGGGTGCGGGCCTTGCGCAGCAGAAAGTTTTCCAGCCATGTTATGGTGGCCAGATCAAGGTGGTTGGTCGGCTCGTCCAGAATAAGGTCTTCAGAGCAGATGAGCGCCCGCGCCAGGGCCACACGCCGCTTCGTTCCGCCGGAAAGTGAGGCGAACTCGGCATCCGGGTCCAGTTCCAGATGGTTGATGACCGCAAGGACTTCGCCGTAGCGCTCCCAGTCTGATCCGAGGTGAAGGTCGGCCTCCTGCCCGGTGGCGGCGCTGCCGTCAAAAGGCGCGGGATTGGCCTCCTCCGCGCTGTCGGTCATGCCAGCGTCAAGACCCGTTCCGGCGTGGGCGGCGGCAAGGGCCTTGCCTTCGTCGCCAAGGGCGGCGGCCACCAGGGAAAATACGGAGCCTTGCCAGTCTTCGGGCACGTCCTGGGGCATTTGCCCGATCTGGGTTCCGGGGCGGATGATGATGCCCGAATCCGGCTGCATCTGCCCGCCAAGAAGCGCCAGCAGCGAGGATTTGCCCGCGCCGTTGCGGCCGATGAGGCAAAGCCGCTCGCCGGTTTCAACGGAAAAATCCGCCGCGTCCAGCAGCGGCTTGCCGCCGAGGTTCAGGGTCACGCCCTGCATGCTCAAAAATGCCAAGAGGTTCTCCAGCGCAGTGTGCTATGTAGTGTATGCTCAGGGTTGTTAAAGCACCGGCCGCCTGCCCGGCGCGCGAGCGTATGAATACCCCAGCGGGCGCACCGACGCAACGGCCACAGTCGGACTCCCGGAGCGCAAACGGCAGGGCGGAACGCAGGCGGCAGCTCAGTTGAATGACGGTCGCTCATGTGCCGGGCGGCAGGCCGGAACGCAGGCGGCAGGGCGGCTTGCGCATGGGGGATGTAGCCGCAGTGCGCTATGCATTTCGCATGACCGTGATGGCGTAGCTATTTTCGTATGTCCGACATCAGTATAGCGCTTACGGTTTTATTTTTTTGTTTGCAGCAGAATGTACGGGGATCGTCACAAAAAAGTACAAAAGGACGGGGAAAATGGCCGTAAAAGGTCGCTTGGACAGTGTGCGCCGCCGCTTTGTCAGCAAGACTGCCGTATCTTTAATGCGTAATCTTATATTTTATATTATTTTGCGATAATCTGGCTGCTGCAGGCGCGAAAAGTCTGGGCTGATTGGTGCAGCAAAGCCTCATAAAAAAGCGCATGGGCGCAGTTGCCGCAGCAGGGCAACTGCCTGACGCTGCCCTGCGTCAGTATGTGTAAATCCCGACATAAAAAGTTGTATTTCCGTAAGGGAATATGGGACTGTTGGGACTGTATGGATGCCCGTGTCTGGCGGCTTCGGAGTTGTCTGTCTTGCCTGCCGGAAACAGGAACTGTGGTGCAGTGCGGTCAAAGCATGCAGGGTGTGGGCAAGTAAAAAATACATTATCAGAATTATAATTCTTGACACGTATATAGATATGGCGTTAAATTCAGCTTGCCAAGAATAAGAACTGTTGTTTATAGCGTCTGAAGCATGCTTTGCTGTCAGATCTCTTCGTTCGCGTTCTTGTAGCGGAAATTGCCCCGGAATTTCCCCACCTGTCTTAACGCATCATCTTCCCTGTTACATAATCGGGGACAGTGATGTCCGAAAAAAGCTTCGCGAAGTGCGCTTTTTTGCACTGCGCGGCGTCTTTTTTGCGTGGAAGGTTTCTCTTTCTCTTCTCTCCACTATATTGGTGCCTTTTTTGCATTGTTTGTACCGCGCCGTCCGGTTTACGGCGCGGGCCAGCCTTTTTTTATTTTGTACGTATTTTACTAAACGCAGTCCTTCTATACCAAGAAGCCTGTAGAAAAGGTGCACTCACATGGCAGACGTCAAGCTTTCACGCCCGGCCCAAGGACAGCACATTGTTGTGCCCAGTACCCCTGATGCTCGCATGATTCTGGATTTTTCAGCGGATCAGGTGAATATTGACCGGCCCGAAGGTTCCAATAGCCTGTTTTTTCAGTTTGGCGACGGCGCATCAATAGAATTGCAGAATTTTTATACGGCATACAATAAAGAAGAAATGCCGGAGTTTCAGATCGACGGGCAGATAATCGCAGGTACGGATTTTTTTCAGGCATTCGGGCCTGATCTGCTCCCCGCTGCCGGCCCTGCGGCCAGTGCCGAGCGCGGCGCGCGCTATAGCGAGTATGCCAATATGAACCTTGCTGAAGGCACGTGGCATCTCAACGAGCTTGATTACCGTCTGGCTTTTGACGGTCGGCAGTCAACCGACGAGTGGCAGCATGGCGTTATTGACAACCTCGCCCCCACGTTCAGCACCGGCGGCGCGCCCATCACGCTCGGGCTTACAGAAACCGGCTGGGACGGCAAAAGCCCCGCCAGCCCCGCTCCTAGCGTCACGGGCAGCTTTACCGTGCAAGACCCCGATGGCGACAGCCTCACCGCGACCGTCGCCATTGGCGGCAAGACTGTGGTTGTCAGCCTTGCTGGTCCGACGACCGTTGAGAGCGACTACGGCTCCCTGGTCATCACGCCCAAGGGCGGCGGCTCCAACGTTACTTTTAATTTCGAGTATACGCTCAAGGAAGAGCCGTACAGCAAGACAGACCAGCTGGCGCAAGGCGAGCAGGTCACCGACGGCATCGTCATAACGGTCAACGACGGTATGGGGCATACGGTCACTCAGCCCATCAACGTGGTCATCACGGGCAGCAACGACGCGCCGGATATCACGGGCGTGAGCAACGTGCTGACCTTCAAGGAAGGCGGCGTGTACGCCGACGGCAAGCCCTTGAGCAATACGCCTCTCAATGCTGATGAAAATACGGCTGTTGCCGG
This DNA window, taken from Desulfovibrio sp. 86, encodes the following:
- a CDS encoding Tex family protein; translated protein: MQFFEQIAKELSIAPGQAKAVAELLDEGATIPFIARYRKEAHGSLDEVAVTAVRDRLTQLRELEARRQAVLTSLTERELLTEELRASVMAAETMTALEDVYLPYRPKRRTRATMAREKGLEPLALTLLEQAAGLLPEDAATPFVDAEKGVESTEAALAGARDIIAEIASEHAAARAAMREYFARKAVAASSVAKGKEEEGAKFRDYFDWQESAAKAAGHRLLAMLRGEAEGVLTLRFLPEAEPAQALFRGMFVKNASPAGQQVCEAVDDGYKRLLAPSLETELRATLRKKAESEAIAVFARNLRQLLLASPLGQKRVLAIDPGFRTGCKIVCLDAQGALLHHDLIHILSEGQRKDAGDKVRKLAADYGAEAIAIGNGTAGRETETLVRSLQLSLPVLVVSESGASVYSASETARREFPDLDLTVRGAASIGRRLMDPLAELVKIDPKAIGVGQYQHDVDQADLKKSLDDVVESCVNAVGVEVNTASTELLTHVSGLGPALAKSVVTYREANGPFALRKDLKKVPRLGPKAFEQAAGFLRIHGGANPLDASAVHPESYGIVKAMAADLGCSVSDLLANAELRRRIRPEAYVTETVGLPTLRDILAELEKPGRDPREAFEAFAFAEGVTRIEDLEAGMRLPGIVTNVTNFGAFVDIGVHQDGLVHISQLADSFVSDPHTVVSVQQPVSVTVLEVDAARKRISLSMRKNPEASPARGQGREQGRDQGHEQGHERNTAKPQAARENRPRPKIDNRPRTDNRQDRQKPEQGHRPFQDMLAKFGKQ
- a CDS encoding ATP-binding cassette domain-containing protein; translated protein: MAFLSMQGVTLNLGGKPLLDAADFSVETGERLCLIGRNGAGKSSLLALLGGQMQPDSGIIIRPGTQIGQMPQDVPEDWQGSVFSLVAAALGDEGKALAAAHAGTGLDAGMTDSAEEANPAPFDGSAATGQEADLHLGSDWERYGEVLAVINHLELDPDAEFASLSGGTKRRVALARALICSEDLILDEPTNHLDLATITWLENFLLRKARTLIFVSHDRAFSRRLATRVVEIDRGKLHSYSCGFDRYPERREERLAAEERAFALFDKKLAQEEAWIRQGIKARRTRNMGRVRALEALRVERAERRDRQGNVSMAAQEAGRSGKLVIEADNVTFAYPGKTPLFSEFSTIIQRGDRVGLIGDNGTGKTTLLRVLLGELAPTNGTVCLGTHLQISYFDQLRESLDPEESVMDSVAEGNDVVTVGGNTRHVAGYLQDFLFTPDRLRLPVKALSGGERNRLLLAKLFTRPSNLLVLDEPTNDLDVETLELLEELLSEYSGTVLIVSHDRSFLDNLVTSVIALEGDGKAHEYVGAYTDWLRQRATPAQDKKSDEKNGRTGQQAGPQAYQQAGQQPGQQQPSDRPRRRNFKEQREFDLLTKELEALPERMDALEQEQDRLETALADPELFTRDPAAFTRTTDRLAALEEEQTELLLRWEAVERRLEELG